The Daucus carota subsp. sativus chromosome 9, DH1 v3.0, whole genome shotgun sequence genome window below encodes:
- the LOC108201701 gene encoding uncharacterized protein LOC108201701, whose protein sequence is MMYVKLSSSLEELRDMVFGLMHISRHHWDVKLSVKYPRIGVSNLVSGFFVKSVKSDDDVRRMLSIPERFHLGGDVSLFIEAESIAQPSQHYEGEYGGNYGQTGQTDAGGQVSNYVENYGGSFGGDYGGNYGQSQGMQGWSSGYNYGTIGEYGGGSSNTGRFVVEEVVDEDDLSGRQPSPARQTPKRGAAIALALENEEDDEEYGSERAISSSDDSEWNLSQEDVPESEDFSEVDSDEEREGNMHLQTHALSIHEPRAAWFGSQDYEPVIVSNKDAVMSLGFDPATDELTEGALFATKEVLIAAVKHAHISTDRNFIVEKSSTQVYKVKCVVSNCKWKLRAAKKKSHGLFQITKYPEIHTCLLDRPTQDHRKISAKMIGYVVAPYISQTPQLKVSNIITMVNDEYHHLVSYLKAWRGKMAAMESVYGSWKTTYNELPRFLNVMASTNVGSIVVVEVVPHHKERGTSTFVRAFWCLKAMIDGWQYARPVISIDGTFLKGKYNGKLLVAVGVDSNNHQYPICFALVDDETTENWSWFLRLLRRHVCRDRLGVCIISDRATGILAAMNDEASGFTPPMGYHRFCLHHVRSNFSKAFPGKELKMYMWLAGNTPQIRKYDAYMKKIGELSPQGLRWLLGISPALWTICHDTGHARFGQATTNITESFNGNVRVARHLPVTAMIEFMFYKTVRTVNKERNAVLEGIGEGHELCLRTRNKLEKIAAKANTHRVETFNRGTGLFSVKTQRYMVKGCNKGGNTQVVDITQRTCTCGKWACHRLPCSHLIAACNHNHLNWKQWIGPFHYNSTLLKLWEPMIYPLPATGYWDIDLPVQWRMFGTVVPNEALRKRRRKRGERGQSVRIRTEMDSSRTSHKCGRCKQEGHTRRSRRCPLYNVDPTV, encoded by the exons ATGATGTATGTGAAATTGAGCAGCTCACTTGAAGAACTACGAGATATGGTGTTCGGGTTGATGCATATAAGTAGGCATCATTGGGATGTCAAGCTTAGTGTGAAATATCCTCGAATCGGGGTTAGTAACCTCGTTTCGGGGTTCTTTGTGAAGTCTGTTAAATCGGACGACGATGTTCGTAGGATGTTAAGTATCCCCGAGAGATTTCATTTGGGTGGAGACGTATCATTGTTTATCGAGGCCGAGAGTATTGCTCAACCCAGCCAACACTATGAAGGCGAGTATGGGGGGAACTATGGACAAACCGGACAAACCGATGCAGGTGGCCAAGTTTCAAATTATGTTGAAAACTACGGTGGGAGTTTTGGAGGCGATTATGGGGGAAACTATGGACAAAGCCAGGGCATGCAAGGGTGGTCTAGCGGCTACAACTACGGGACGATTGGAGAGTATGGTGGTGGCTCGAGTAATACGGGTCGTTTTGTTGTTGAAGAGGTTGTGGACGAGGACGATTTGAGTGGTAGACAGCCATCACCGGCTCGTCAAACCCCGAAAAGAGGTGCAGCTATAGCTCTTGCACTGGAGAACGAGGAGGATGATGAAGAGTATGGCTCGGAAAGAGCCATAAGCAGCAGTGACGATTCGGAGTGGAATCTATCACAGGAGGATGTTCCGGAAAGTGAAGATTTTTCGGAGGTTGATTCCGATGAAGAAAGAGAGGGAAACATGCACTTGCAAACACATGCATTGTCTATTCATGAACCTAGAGCTGCATGGTTTGGATCCCAGGATTACGAGCCTGTGATTGTGTCCAACAAGGACGCAGTTATGTCACTCGGGTTTGATCCCGCCACCGATGAGTTGACCGAAGGAGCTCTATTTGCTACCAAGGAAGTGCTCATAGCTGCTGTGAAACATGCACACATAAGTACAGATCGAAATTTCATCGTGGAGAAAAGCTCCACGCAAGTCTACAAAGTTAAATGTGTGGTTTCAAACTGCAAGTGGAAGCTAAGGGCCGCGAAGAAGAAGTCCCACGGCCTTTTTCAAATAACTAAATATCCAGAGATTCACACATGCCTACTGGATAGACCCACGCAGGACCACCGCAAAATTTCAGCAAAAATGATTGGCTATGTGGTTGCTCCCTAC ATCTCCCAGACCCCTCAATTGAAGGTAAGCAACATCATCACAATGGTCAATGATGAGTACCACCATTTGGTTAGTTACTTGAAAGCATGGAGGGGGAAGATGGCCGCCATGGAAAGCGTTTATGGAAGCTGGAAGACAACTTACAACGAGCTCCCTCGGTTCCTTAATGTCATGGCCAGTACAAATGTCGGAAGTatagttgtggttgaggttgttccaCATCATAAAGAGAGGGGTACATCGACATTTGTTCGTGCATTTTGGTGCCTAAAAGCAATGATTGATGGTTGGCAGTATGCACGGCCAGTTATTTCCATTGATGGTACATTTCTTAAGGGAAAGTATAATGGGAAATTGCTGGTCGCGGTGGGAGTCGACTCTAATAACCACCAATATCCCATATGCTTCGCCCTTGTTGATGATGAAACAACTGAAAATTGGTCTTGGTTTCTACGTCTTTTACGTAGACATGTATGCCGAGATAGATTGGGGGTTTGTATTATATCTGACCGTGCGACGGGGATCCTTGCTGCAATGAATGACGAAGCGAGTGGTTTTACCCCGCCGATGGGCTATCACAGATTCTGCCTCCATCATGTTAGGAGCAACTTCTCCAAGGCATTCCCGGGAAAGGAGCTTAAAATGTACATGTGGCTAGCCGGCAATACGCCACAGATTAGGAAATATGATGCCTACATGAAGAAGATTGGAGAGCTTTCGCCTCAAGGCTTGAGGTGGTTGCTAGGGATAAGTCCAGCCCTCTGGACTATTTGTCATGACACAGGCCACGCTCGTTTCGGCCAAGCTACCACAAACATCACGGAGAGCTTTAATGGTAACGTGCGCGTGGCTCGGCACCTACCTGTGACCGCAAtgattgaattcatgttttataAAACTGTTAGGACGGTCAATAAGGAGAGGAACGCAGTGCTTGAGGGCATTGGGGAGGGTCATGAACTTTGTCTAAGGACGAGAAATAAGTTGGAGAAGATTGCAGCCAAAGCTAACACACACCGGGTCGAGACATTTAATAGAGGAACCGGTTTGTTCTCCGTAAAGACGCAAAGATACATGGTAAAAGGGTGCAATAAGGGCGGGAACACGCAGGTGGTTGACATAACTCAGCGTACATGCACTTGCGGGAAATGGGCTTGCCACCGCCTACCGTGTTCACATTTGATTGCTGCTTGCAACCACAATCACTTAAACTGGAAACAGTGGATTGGCCCCTTCCACTACAACTCTACTTTGTTGAAATTGTGGGAGCCAATGATATATCCATTACCAGCAACTGGGTATTGGGATATTGATTTGCCAGTGCAATGGAGAATGTTTGGAACTGTGGTACCAAACGAGGCCTTGCGAAAGAGAAGGCGTAAACGAGGAGAAAGGGGTCAATCCGTCAGAATACGCACGGAGATGGACAGTTCCCGTACAAGTCACAAATGTGGCCGCTGCAAGCAAGAAGGACACACTAGACGTAGTAGAAGGTGTCCATTGTACAATGTTGACCCTACTGTGTAA